A region of Allocoleopsis franciscana PCC 7113 DNA encodes the following proteins:
- a CDS encoding glycosyltransferase family 4 protein, whose product MEHKKIKALMIVEQCNPTFPSVPFVAYNLFKEIDRIVDVTLVTHERNRDAFETKTDHKKVIYISQGDFNTKYYNFVEGFATKGRINWPLYHTLTYPIYGEFDNKVYQQFKQSILRGDYDIVHALTPMMPRYPHKVVKACTKTPFLLGPVNGGLPFPSGFQETAKQESANLNFLRALGRSLIPGYVETYKKADKILVGSAYTLQMLKDMFAIPNDKTELFYENGISKDFLSRAKNASDGSKVKLLFVGRLVPYKCADVVIEAISHLDKEIQDKISLSIVGDGSERANLEKQVQELNLGDIVNFVGWINQQQTLEYYSQSDIFCFPSIREFGGAVVLEAMACGLPCIVANNGGIAEYVTEETGFKIDPISREYLVQEVMDKIKLLVKDEPLRKTMSIKAVERVQEFEWERKAKRIVAIYQELIEAKRSFS is encoded by the coding sequence ATGGAGCACAAAAAAATAAAAGCTTTAATGATTGTAGAGCAATGCAATCCTACTTTCCCTTCGGTTCCGTTTGTCGCTTATAACTTATTTAAAGAAATCGACCGTATTGTTGATGTAACCCTTGTTACTCATGAAAGAAATAGGGATGCATTTGAAACAAAAACAGACCACAAAAAAGTTATTTATATTTCCCAAGGAGATTTCAATACCAAGTACTATAATTTTGTAGAAGGGTTCGCGACGAAAGGACGAATTAACTGGCCTTTATATCATACTTTAACCTATCCTATTTACGGAGAATTTGATAATAAGGTATACCAGCAATTTAAACAGTCAATATTGAGAGGAGATTATGATATCGTTCATGCCTTAACTCCGATGATGCCGAGATACCCTCATAAAGTAGTTAAAGCATGTACAAAAACTCCTTTTCTGCTAGGGCCTGTGAATGGAGGGCTTCCTTTCCCCAGTGGATTTCAAGAAACAGCCAAGCAGGAATCAGCTAACTTAAACTTTTTGAGAGCCTTGGGACGCTCATTAATACCAGGCTATGTAGAGACTTACAAAAAAGCTGATAAGATTTTAGTGGGTTCAGCCTATACATTGCAAATGTTAAAGGATATGTTTGCAATTCCCAATGATAAAACTGAACTATTCTATGAGAACGGCATCTCTAAAGACTTTTTAAGTCGGGCTAAAAATGCCAGTGATGGCAGCAAAGTTAAGTTGCTTTTTGTGGGAAGATTAGTTCCTTATAAATGTGCCGATGTTGTTATTGAAGCAATAAGCCACTTAGACAAAGAAATTCAAGATAAAATTTCTCTTTCAATCGTAGGTGATGGTTCGGAAAGAGCTAATTTAGAAAAACAAGTACAAGAACTAAATTTAGGCGATATAGTCAATTTTGTAGGCTGGATTAATCAACAGCAAACTCTCGAATATTACAGCCAATCAGATATATTTTGCTTTCCTTCCATTCGAGAATTCGGAGGAGCTGTGGTTTTGGAAGCTATGGCTTGTGGACTTCCCTGCATAGTGGCTAATAATGGTGGAATTGCTGAATATGTCACTGAAGAAACTGGATTTAAAATAGACCCAATTTCCAGGGAGTATTTAGTACAAGAAGTGATGGATAAAATTAAGTTACTAGTTAAAGATGAGCCGCTTCGGAAAACCATGTCGATTAAAGCTGTTGAAAGGGTTCAAGAATTTGAATGGGAACGAAAGGCTAAAAGAATTGTCGCCATTTATCAAGAATTAATTGAGGCAAAACGTAGTTTTTCATGA